The Glycine max cultivar Williams 82 chromosome 12, Glycine_max_v4.0, whole genome shotgun sequence genome window below encodes:
- the LOC100783506 gene encoding glucosidase 2 subunit beta encodes MDSHCLLRFRFACFVLFASVACCFSHPSLLGIHPLDEKYYNSEVIKCRDGSKSFSRDRLNDNFCDCPDGTDEPGTSACPNGKFYCRNLGSKPQFIVSSHVNDHFCDCCDGSDEYDGIICCPNTCVMGGNAESTFSNCKSEASQNGVKSEESVHTGLKLVIILQVVLVIFLVFLWSFRCRTRSRRRHYR; translated from the exons ATGGACTCGCATTGCCTCTTACGTTTCCGCTTCGCATGTTTTGTTCTCTTCGCTTCCGTCGCATGTTGCTTTTCACACCCTTCTCTCCTCGGTATACACCCTCTAG ATGAGAAATATTACAACTCTGAGGTGATCAAGTGCAGGGATGGATCAAAATCCTTCTCCAGAGACCGTCTCAATGACAATTTCTGTGATTGTCCTGATGGCACTGATGAGCCTG GAACTTCAGCTTGCCCCAACGGAAAATTTTATTGCAGAAACCTAGGTAGCAAGCCGCAGTTTATAGTTTCTTCTCATGTTAATGATCATTTTTGTG ATTGTTGTGATGGGAGTGATGAATATGATGGAATCATTTGTTGCCCAAACACATGTGTCATGGGTGGGAATGCTGAGTCCACGTTTAGCAATTGCAAGTCAGAAGCAAGTCAAAATGGAGTGAAGTCAGAGGAATCAGTTCATACTG GTTTGAAGTTGGTGATTATTCTACAAGTGGTTCTGGTTATTTTTCTGGTATTTCTCTGGAGTTTTCGTTGCCGCACCAGATCTAGAAGGAGACATTACCGTTGA